Proteins from one Niallia circulans genomic window:
- a CDS encoding response regulator transcription factor, with protein sequence MAKIALLDKDPLAREKMRQSLRMEQSYRIVAEGQDGRFALPIMRAHNPDIFIMCSKMPNVNGVEAAKELIEEASEAKIIMVFSDEQDIELTASLRAGVMGFVSIERIEDWLKEAVRNLLSNRNYMDPYISTEVLKEYRKLSDRTKKYKSGRTSIFTTREQVVLQSLVKGKSNFEIADELHISDKTVKNHISSILKKSDTECRTRAVVKAIKYGWVKFE encoded by the coding sequence ATGGCTAAAATTGCACTTTTAGATAAGGATCCACTTGCAAGAGAGAAAATGAGACAAAGTCTTAGGATGGAACAATCCTATCGCATTGTTGCAGAAGGTCAAGATGGGAGATTTGCATTGCCAATCATGAGAGCCCACAATCCAGATATATTTATCATGTGCAGCAAAATGCCCAATGTTAACGGGGTGGAAGCTGCGAAAGAGCTTATTGAGGAAGCTTCGGAAGCGAAAATTATCATGGTTTTTTCTGATGAACAAGACATAGAGTTAACTGCGTCTTTACGTGCAGGAGTAATGGGGTTTGTTTCCATTGAAAGAATAGAGGATTGGTTGAAGGAAGCTGTGCGGAACCTCCTTTCTAACAGAAATTATATGGATCCGTACATTTCAACTGAGGTTCTCAAAGAATATCGTAAGCTATCAGATCGAACAAAAAAATATAAATCTGGACGTACTAGTATTTTTACAACACGCGAGCAGGTTGTTCTCCAATCGCTTGTAAAAGGGAAAAGTAATTTTGAAATTGCTGATGAGCTGCATATAAGTGATAAAACAGTAAAAAACCATATTAGTAGTATCTTAAAAAAGTCAGATACAGAATGCAGAACAAGGGCTGTTGTTAAAGCGATTAAATACGGATGGGTAAAATTTGAATAA
- a CDS encoding helix-turn-helix domain-containing protein, translated as MNRFYKRYSDIIFQLLSDEKWNSLAVISDKTGFSKTTIWRDLEFLESVLPEDWVFEKNEAYGVRLIKPENGTLEGLLGQIREKNTYLHTLKIILLNDGVDVSQICQEVHISRSTAYRHLEKLQEVVKEAEVTLSASPFRLEGDERKIRRFIMQYLDFMSFETNLVKEELDAGKFQEHLVKMFSRFSMSYRTGALYRLTIILFIANHRASMGHFISYPDSVLKTHEGSKYFELTKRLSPFMIKCPRREIQLQEILYIAIFIMSEERPLNRTKHLQYIHKSMKSERGYPMSVFLKKLDKYIGVPISQDDIFLFHFYQSLKRISVETEFETETVKNSALQYLDFFEGNQLYQAIAQIAKECFTHYSLLLKKLDILEIFAITQAAIIRRWNNHKIQVAVMCRTYSEKDYIREILNYHFDSKLKITCIDPSSVHLLYMYEEFDLLISAGELNPSDACIEHIPKIIISSFPTSAELREISHFIEDHFFGDLGVTKDMVYPFNESV; from the coding sequence ATGAATCGATTTTATAAGCGGTACTCTGATATAATTTTTCAACTGCTAAGTGATGAAAAGTGGAATAGTTTAGCGGTGATTTCGGATAAGACAGGCTTTTCAAAAACAACCATTTGGAGAGATTTGGAATTTCTTGAAAGCGTATTACCGGAAGATTGGGTATTCGAGAAGAATGAAGCATATGGTGTCAGACTCATTAAGCCGGAAAATGGAACACTTGAGGGTCTTTTGGGGCAAATAAGAGAAAAGAACACGTATTTGCATACACTGAAAATCATTCTTTTAAATGATGGGGTTGATGTTTCTCAAATATGTCAAGAAGTGCATATAAGCAGATCAACAGCATACAGGCACTTGGAAAAATTGCAGGAGGTAGTTAAGGAGGCAGAAGTCACATTATCAGCAAGTCCATTTCGGCTTGAAGGTGATGAAAGGAAAATTAGACGCTTCATTATGCAGTATTTAGATTTTATGTCCTTTGAAACGAATCTTGTCAAAGAAGAGCTTGATGCTGGAAAATTCCAAGAGCATTTGGTTAAAATGTTTTCGCGGTTTTCAATGTCTTATCGAACAGGTGCACTCTATCGCTTGACGATTATTTTATTTATAGCCAATCATCGTGCATCAATGGGTCATTTTATTTCATATCCAGATTCTGTCTTAAAGACACATGAAGGCAGCAAGTATTTTGAATTGACTAAAAGGCTTTCGCCTTTTATGATTAAATGTCCGCGCAGAGAAATTCAATTACAGGAAATTCTGTACATTGCCATATTTATTATGAGTGAGGAAAGACCGTTAAATAGAACAAAGCACTTGCAGTATATTCATAAATCAATGAAAAGCGAAAGAGGCTATCCGATGTCCGTCTTTCTCAAAAAGTTAGATAAGTATATTGGTGTACCAATATCACAGGACGACATATTTTTGTTTCACTTCTATCAGTCACTAAAACGAATTTCGGTTGAAACGGAATTTGAGACAGAAACTGTGAAGAATTCTGCTCTGCAATATTTAGATTTTTTTGAAGGAAACCAGCTTTATCAGGCGATTGCACAGATTGCAAAAGAGTGTTTTACGCATTATTCCCTTTTGTTAAAAAAGCTTGATATACTTGAAATTTTTGCGATTACTCAGGCTGCTATAATCAGAAGATGGAATAACCACAAAATCCAGGTGGCTGTTATGTGCAGAACCTATAGTGAGAAGGATTACATCCGGGAGATTTTGAACTACCATTTTGACAGCAAGCTGAAAATAACCTGTATTGATCCTTCAAGTGTTCATCTGCTGTATATGTATGAGGAGTTTGATTTGCTTATTTCAGCAGGCGAATTGAATCCTTCAGATGCCTGTATCGAGCATATTCCGAAAATTATCATTTCATCCTTTCCAACAAGTGCTGAATTAAGAGAAATAAGTCATTTTATTGAGGATCATTTTTTTGGTGATTTAGGAGTTACAAAGGATATGGTTTATCCGTTCAATGAGTCAGTTTGA
- the ligD gene encoding DNA ligase D, with the protein MKYTASFTITEYNLKDKLFSVGVADNGLIKNVGQFSEGMTKEENAALLSIVQKNAQSEKNVMLVEPGICVELSFSAFKDEKIIQPVFVQFLFQKGWQECTYEQLLEASGLDKLAITHPDKPLFPANNVRKIDFINYLTLAEEKMLPFLRNRLLTVIRFPHGLFGESFYQKQCPDYAPAFVETSQKEDINYIVCNNQQTLLWLGNQLAFEFHIPFETMLSDSMPSEIVFDLDPPSRDHFYMAIKAAQILKQVLDGLKLVSFIKTSGNKGIQVYIPLPEKTYTYEEARIFTEFIANYMITVEPELFTIERLKKNRRNRLYIDYIQHSEGKTIIAPYSVRGNEGGYVACPIYWEELTNNLSPKAFTMESVSDRLKNGEDPFQFFFATKEKQSLKEVLRFIQSNHS; encoded by the coding sequence ATGAAATATACTGCTTCCTTTACGATTACAGAATATAACCTTAAGGATAAGCTGTTTTCGGTAGGTGTTGCGGATAATGGCCTTATCAAAAATGTTGGACAGTTTAGTGAGGGCATGACAAAGGAAGAAAATGCTGCCTTACTCAGCATTGTGCAAAAAAATGCACAGTCAGAGAAAAATGTGATGTTAGTTGAACCAGGGATTTGTGTCGAGCTTTCATTTTCTGCGTTTAAAGACGAAAAAATTATTCAGCCTGTATTTGTCCAATTTCTTTTTCAAAAAGGCTGGCAGGAGTGCACTTATGAACAGCTACTTGAAGCAAGCGGACTTGATAAACTGGCTATCACCCACCCAGACAAACCATTATTTCCTGCGAACAATGTACGCAAAATAGATTTCATCAACTATTTAACATTGGCAGAAGAGAAAATGCTGCCTTTTTTACGCAATCGGCTACTGACAGTTATCCGATTTCCGCATGGACTGTTCGGAGAATCCTTTTATCAGAAGCAATGTCCTGATTATGCACCAGCATTTGTTGAAACAAGCCAGAAGGAAGATATTAATTATATTGTCTGCAACAATCAACAAACATTGCTCTGGCTTGGCAATCAGCTTGCGTTCGAGTTTCACATCCCGTTTGAGACAATGCTGTCTGACAGTATGCCATCAGAAATTGTCTTTGATTTAGACCCACCATCAAGAGATCATTTCTATATGGCAATTAAAGCTGCACAAATCCTCAAGCAGGTTCTCGACGGACTAAAGCTTGTTTCTTTTATAAAAACATCTGGCAATAAAGGGATACAAGTATATATCCCACTGCCAGAAAAAACTTACACGTATGAGGAAGCAAGAATTTTTACAGAATTTATTGCAAACTATATGATAACGGTTGAACCAGAATTATTTACGATTGAGCGCTTGAAAAAAAATCGCCGTAACCGCCTTTACATCGATTATATCCAGCATAGCGAAGGAAAAACGATTATTGCTCCCTATTCTGTCAGAGGGAATGAAGGTGGATATGTAGCTTGCCCGATATATTGGGAGGAACTCACAAATAATTTATCACCAAAAGCCTTTACAATGGAGTCTGTGTCAGATCGGCTAAAAAACGGGGAAGATCCCTTCCAATTCTTTTTTGCAACAAAGGAAAAGCAATCATTAAAGGAAGTCCTCCGTTTCATCCAGTCAAACCATTCATGA
- a CDS encoding Ku protein: MHTMWKGSISFGLVNIPIKLHTATEDKDIKLRTLHKACHAPIKYEKKCSACEKEVAPEDIVKAYEYAKGKYVVLDKEDLEKLQKENEDKAVEIIDFVKMDEIDPIYYDKCYYMSSGDGGNKAYALLREALLESGKVGIAKIIIRSKEQLAVIRVYDNTLVMETIHFPDEVRKAEDVPNVPAESTIAKKELETAILLIDQLTTSFDPTKYTDEYRTALLELIEAKKMGKDVVTSQEKVQTTNVMDLMAALQASIDNTKPEQTTEEKPKKTKTRKKVAKEA, translated from the coding sequence ATGCACACAATGTGGAAAGGAAGCATTAGCTTCGGTTTGGTTAATATCCCAATTAAGCTGCATACTGCAACAGAAGATAAAGATATAAAGCTGCGCACACTTCATAAAGCATGTCATGCACCTATTAAATATGAAAAAAAATGCTCTGCTTGTGAAAAGGAAGTTGCACCAGAAGATATCGTTAAGGCATATGAATATGCTAAAGGCAAATACGTTGTTCTTGATAAGGAAGATTTAGAGAAGCTGCAAAAGGAAAATGAAGATAAAGCAGTAGAAATAATTGATTTTGTTAAAATGGATGAAATCGACCCGATCTATTATGATAAGTGCTATTATATGTCTTCAGGTGATGGCGGCAACAAAGCATATGCTTTGTTAAGAGAGGCATTACTCGAGTCGGGAAAAGTTGGTATTGCTAAAATTATTATCCGTTCAAAAGAGCAATTAGCGGTAATAAGAGTATATGACAATACATTAGTTATGGAGACAATCCATTTTCCTGATGAAGTCCGTAAAGCAGAGGATGTGCCAAATGTTCCGGCAGAATCCACTATTGCCAAAAAGGAGCTAGAGACGGCAATCCTGCTAATTGATCAGTTAACTACTTCATTTGATCCGACGAAATATACGGATGAATATCGAACTGCATTACTTGAATTGATTGAAGCCAAGAAAATGGGCAAGGATGTTGTTACAAGCCAAGAAAAGGTTCAGACAACAAATGTCATGGATTTAATGGCAGCATTACAGGCTTCTATCGACAATACGAAGCCAGAACAAACAACAGAAGAAAAACCCAAAAAAACAAAAACAAGAAAAAAAGTCGCAAAGGAAGCATAA
- a CDS encoding phosphatase PAP2 family protein — translation MNRSEKKLTLKYVSTILSIVILFIIAFLFVSFQIRGAEIIAFDKVIIEFVQSFQTDATTRWTAILTDFGSIKFIAIAIVVGAVLLCLYKKYSLAIFLICVPGIGGLLNKFLKWIFKRERPDILPLITEHGYSFPSGHSMGSLIFYGSAAYVLLHILKTNGKKAVTVLIACIFILMIGTSRIYLGVHYPTDIVGGYAVGSAYLLVCILVFRYYEERKNK, via the coding sequence TTGAATAGAAGTGAAAAGAAGCTGACACTAAAATATGTCAGTACTATACTTAGCATTGTTATTTTGTTTATAATTGCCTTTTTATTTGTTAGCTTTCAAATCAGAGGTGCAGAGATAATCGCTTTTGATAAAGTCATTATCGAGTTTGTTCAATCATTTCAAACAGATGCCACAACAAGATGGACTGCCATCTTGACAGATTTTGGATCTATTAAATTTATAGCCATTGCAATTGTTGTTGGAGCAGTGCTTCTTTGCTTGTACAAGAAATATTCACTGGCGATTTTTCTTATTTGTGTCCCTGGTATAGGCGGATTATTAAATAAGTTCCTAAAGTGGATCTTTAAACGAGAAAGACCGGATATACTCCCATTAATTACAGAGCATGGGTACAGCTTTCCTAGTGGCCATAGTATGGGGTCGCTCATTTTTTATGGAAGTGCTGCATATGTACTTCTTCATATTTTGAAGACTAATGGAAAAAAAGCAGTGACTGTTCTAATTGCTTGCATTTTTATCTTAATGATTGGGACAAGCCGAATTTATTTAGGTGTACATTATCCAACAGATATTGTAGGGGGATATGCCGTAGGCTCCGCGTATTTACTAGTGTGTATCTTAGTTTTCCGCTATTATGAAGAAAGAAAAAATAAATAG
- a CDS encoding glycerol-3-phosphate responsive antiterminator has translation MEQKIIPASSNLKEFEAFLESSYEVGVFLEIHISQLKNISKLAKNAGKKMIYHVDLIQGLKSDDYATEYVCQEFKPYGLISTKSSVILKAKQKNVIAIQRVFLLDSHAIEKSIKLVQRTKPDYIELLPGTMPWMIEEIKERLDVPILAGGLIRTEADVENAIKAGAAGITTSRKELWNK, from the coding sequence ATGGAACAGAAAATAATACCTGCATCATCCAACTTAAAGGAATTCGAAGCTTTTTTGGAAAGCAGTTACGAAGTTGGCGTCTTTTTAGAAATACATATTTCTCAGCTTAAGAACATCAGTAAGCTTGCCAAAAATGCCGGTAAAAAAATGATATATCATGTTGATTTGATCCAGGGGTTGAAAAGTGACGACTATGCGACAGAATATGTCTGTCAGGAATTTAAGCCATATGGACTAATATCGACAAAATCATCAGTTATATTAAAAGCGAAACAAAAGAATGTAATTGCCATCCAACGTGTCTTCCTTCTTGACAGTCATGCCATTGAAAAAAGTATTAAACTGGTACAGCGAACAAAACCTGATTATATTGAGCTTCTGCCAGGTACAATGCCTTGGATGATTGAAGAAATAAAGGAGCGGCTCGATGTACCGATATTGGCTGGTGGATTGATTCGTACTGAAGCGGATGTTGAAAATGCGATTAAGGCTGGAGCAGCGGGTATAACAACATCAAGAAAAGAATTATGGAACAAATAG